One genomic segment of Apium graveolens cultivar Ventura unplaced genomic scaffold, ASM990537v1 ctg1477, whole genome shotgun sequence includes these proteins:
- the LOC141699902 gene encoding uncharacterized protein LOC141699902, translated as MEIQITGQPWLNNVDNPYISTNSPSLLNQRVVSLFRTGTKEWDMEIIKDIFDTRDQHYIANTRVEQDLNKDTLDWKLDNSGQNSTKHVQIDNIYPVCHEEAESVFHSLVQCKAATLGWQIHNPNISTNETMEFAEWLDRNLSGQPTQATAKIITLCWSIWRARNDLWTAAQGRYTGAPLRSPIAGDCAIYWAKPQQDEVKINADAAVFDNQGSGTGLVVRNHASHMLSAKTTCFSEVMNPTLAEALAIKEALSWAKEWTENTITIESDCLVVIQLIRSATSLRSRLGKVIMECRTLVRELNNVRLYFIKRSSNMSAHKLAHVSHMYPDRVFDWGYISVNVKSCISNELLE; from the exons ATGGAGATACAAATCACTGGACAACCTTGGCTGAATAATGTTGATAATCCTTATATTTCTACAAATTCACCATCGTTGTTAAATCAAAGAGTGGTCTCTCTATTTCGTACTGGGACTAAAGAATGGGATATGGAGATCATTAAAGATATTTTTGACACAAGAGATCAGCACTATATTGCAAACACGAGGGTGGAACAAGATCTGAATAAAGATACTTTGGACTGGAAGCTGGACAACTCTGGGCAGAATTCA ACTAAGCATGTTCAAATCGACAATATTTATCCGGTTTGTCATGAGGAGGCTGAATCAGTTTTCCACAGTTTGGTGCAATGTAAGGCTGCAACTCTTGGTTGGCAAATCCATAATCCTAATATTAGTACGAATGAGACAATGGAATTTGCCGAGTGGCTGGATAGGAACTTATCAGGACAACCGACACAAGCTACTGCAAAGATCATCACCTTGTGCTGGTCTATTTGGAGAGCCAGAAATGATTTG TGGACGGCAGCTCAAGGTAGGTATACTGGGGCACCTCTTCGATCTCCTATTGCAGGGGATTGTGCAATCTACTGGGCAAAGCCACAACAAGATGAAGTAAAGATCAATGCGGATGCAGCAGTCTTTGACAACCAGGGTTCTGGAACAGGATTGGTGGTGCGGAACCATGCAAGCCATATGTTATCGGCTAAAACCACATGCTTTTCGGAGGTAATGAACCCGACTTTAGCTGAAGCTTTGGCAATTAAAGAAGCATTGAGTTGGGCTAAGGAATGGACGGAGAATACTATCACTATTGAGTCAGATTGCTTAGTAGTTATTCAGTTGATCAGAAGTGCTACATCTCTGCGATCCAGACTTGGAAAGGTGATCATGGAGTGTAGAACTTTAGTCCGCGAGTTAAACAACGTAAGGTTGTACTTCATTAAACGGTCTTCGAATATGTCGGCACATAAATTAGCTCATGTGTCTCATATGTACCCTGATCGTGTGTTTGACTGGGGATATATCTCAGTTAATGTTAAATCTTGTATCTCGAATGAGTTATTGGAATAA
- the LOC141699897 gene encoding zinc finger CCCH domain-containing protein 61-like, whose protein sequence is MSSPGGDQRRFHPHQLFLGKKLRQVDIPPRKLLARRAAATPDMPIYSPRQDEETLLQKYLPCNNPQDDEDDSELYSADQFRMYEFKVRRCTRSRSHDWTDCPFAHPGEKARRRDPRKYHYNGIICQDFRRGDCPRGDNCDFAHGVFECWLHPARYRTEACKDGTSCRRKVCFFAHTSKQLRILPPHYHQDLEGHQCRCSVGSPNSTLMRMPDVSPPVSPSLQIGGFSPIYRGDGRALAEIAELKRRHGPGYKKELLKIMESIQAMDMNNKKSANDSGSSGDNKNKLWVDVSNLNGDDQQGSFLSPSAPSSSGSSQSPSDPSSSGSGQYASRSYRKFDLPEEIGTDGAPDLGWVNELLFD, encoded by the coding sequence ATGAGTAGTCCTGGTGGAGATCAACGGAGGTTTCACCCTCACCAACTCTTCCTTGGCAAGAAACTCCGCCAAGTTGACATCCCACCTCGAAAACTCCTTGCTCGTCGCGCTGCAGCGACCCCAGACATGCCTATTTATTCTCCTCGACAAGATGAGGAAACCCTTCTCCAGAAGTACCTTCCCTGCAATAATCCACAAGACGATGAGGATGACTCTGAGCTCTACTCTGCTGACCAGTTCCGTATGTACGAGTTCAAGGTTCGTCGTTGCACTCGTAGCAGGAGCCATGACTGGACAGACTGCCCCTTTGCGCATCCTGGTGAAAAAGCTCGCAGGAGGGATCCGAGAAAGTACCATTACAATGGTATTATCTGTCAAGATTTTCGCCGCGGTGACTGCCCACGCGGAGACAATTGTGATTTTGCACACGGTGTCTTTGAGTGTTGGCTTCACCCTGCTCGTTATCGTACCGAGGCTTGCAAAGACGGTACGAGCTGCCGCAGGAAGGTCTGCTTCTTTGCTCATACTTCAAAACAGTTGCGTATTTTGCCACCTCATTATCATCAGGACTTGGAAGGTCATCAGTGTCGGTGTTCAGTTGGTTCCCCGAACTCTACTTTGATGAGGATGCCTGATGTGTCTCCTCCGGTGTCGCCGTCGCTGCAGATAGGCGGGTTTTCCCCCATTTATCGAGGCGACGGTAGGGCACTTGCTGAGATTGCTGAGCTGAAGAGGCGACATGGTCCGGGCTACAAAAAGGAGCTTTTAAAGATAATGGAATCGATTCAAGCAATGGATATGAACAACAAAAAATCAGCAAATGACAGTGGATCAAGTGGAGATAACAAAAATAAGCTGTGGGTTGATGTGTCTAACCTTAACGGAGATGATCAGCAGGGGTCTTTTCTGTCTCCTTCAGCTCCGAGTTCTTCCGGGTCAAGTCAGTCTCCTTCAGATCCGAGTTCTTCCGGGTCGGGTCAGTACGCAAGCAGGAGCTACCGAAAGTTTGATTTACCTGAGGAGATTGGAACAGATGGTGCACCGGATCTTGGATGGGTCAATGAGCTTCTCTTTGACTGA